Proteins encoded together in one Falco peregrinus isolate bFalPer1 chromosome 2, bFalPer1.pri, whole genome shotgun sequence window:
- the NEUROG2 gene encoding neurogenin-2, which yields MLVKAESLAPPAEDELLLLGLASPAPSPSLPSSAEEEEEEEEEEEQQLRALRAASPARPVEAPGLRRAEGKRRAGRSRGAPRPARTAETAQRIKRSRRLKANNRERNRMHNLNAALDALRDVLPTFPEDAKLTKIETLRFAHNYIWALTETLRLAGAARLGPEAAAGPGGGGPVEGSPSPASSWSGGAASPAPSASPYACTLSPASPAGSASDAEHWPGRFAPAPPPRRCL from the coding sequence ATGCTGGTGAAGGCGGAGAGCCTGGCGCCGCCGGCCGAAGacgagctgctgctgctgggcctggCCTCGCCCGCCCCCTCGCCCTCGCTGCCGTCCAgcgcggaggaggaggaggaggaggaggaggaggaggagcagcagctgcggGCGCTGCGGGCCGCCTCGCCGGCTCGGCCAGTGGAGgcgccggggctgcggcgggcggaggggaagcggcgggcggggcggtCCCGCGGGGCCCCGCGGCCGGCCCGCACGGCGGAGACGGCGCAGCGCATCAAGCGGAGCCGGCGGCTGAAGGCCAACAACCGGGAGCGCAACCGCATGCACAACCTGAACGCGGCGCTGGACGCCCTCCGCGACGTGCTGCCCACCTTCCCCGAGGACGCCAAGCTCACCAAGATCGAGACGCTGCGCTTCGCCCACAACTACATCTGGGCGCTCACCGAGACCCTGCGGCTGGCAGGGGCGGCGCGGCTCGGCcccgaggcggcggcggggccgggggggggtggcCCCGTCGAGGGCAGCCCCTCGCCCGCCTCCTCCTGGAGCGGGGGGGCCGCCAGCCCCGCACCCTCCGCCTCCCCCTACGCCTGCACTTTATcgcccgccagccccgccggcTCCGCCTCGGACGCCGAGCACTGGCCGGGCCGCTtcgcccccgccccgccgccccggcgcTGCCTGTAG